Proteins from one Corynebacterium testudinoris genomic window:
- a CDS encoding class II 3-deoxy-7-phosphoheptulonate synthase: MSWTVDIPKEALPDLPPLPAGLHERFQDVVSRDAHQQPGWDRAQAENVRKILESVPPIIVAPEVATLRKQLADVANGKAFLLQGGDCAETFESNTEPHIRANVKTLLQMAVVLTYGASTPVVKLARIAGQYAKPRSQDLDENGLPNYRGDIVNGVEPTPEARRHDPARMVRAYANSSAAMNLVRSLVSSGTADLKRVHEWNREFVANSSAGARYQALADEIERGLSFMDACGVHDDSLRTSDIYCSHEALLVDYERAMLRLHEDEDGETRLYDLSAHQLWIGERTRGIDDFHVNFAALIANPVGIKIGPSITPEEAVAYAAKLDPNREPGRLTMVARMGYDKVRTVLPAVIEAVEASGHKVIWQSDPMHGNTFTASTGYKTRHFDKVIDEVQGFFEVHRELGTHPGGIHIELTGEDVTECLGGAEDITDLDLPGRYESACDPRLNTQQSLELAFLVAEMLRN, translated from the coding sequence GTGAGTTGGACTGTTGACATCCCCAAAGAAGCCCTCCCCGATTTGCCGCCGTTGCCGGCCGGACTGCACGAGCGATTCCAGGACGTCGTGTCCCGGGACGCCCATCAGCAGCCAGGCTGGGATCGCGCCCAGGCGGAGAATGTTCGCAAAATCCTCGAGTCGGTGCCGCCGATCATCGTCGCGCCGGAGGTAGCCACGCTGAGAAAGCAGCTTGCCGACGTCGCCAACGGCAAGGCTTTCCTGTTGCAGGGCGGCGACTGCGCCGAGACGTTTGAATCCAACACCGAGCCGCACATCCGCGCCAACGTCAAGACGTTGCTGCAGATGGCGGTCGTCTTGACCTACGGCGCGTCGACGCCGGTGGTCAAGCTGGCCCGCATCGCCGGCCAATACGCCAAGCCCCGTTCGCAGGACCTCGATGAAAACGGCCTGCCGAACTACCGCGGCGATATTGTCAACGGCGTGGAGCCGACCCCGGAAGCCCGTCGGCATGACCCGGCCCGCATGGTCCGCGCCTACGCCAACTCCTCTGCCGCCATGAACCTCGTGCGTTCCTTGGTGTCATCGGGTACGGCCGATCTCAAGCGAGTTCACGAGTGGAACCGTGAGTTCGTTGCTAACTCCTCCGCCGGTGCCCGCTACCAGGCCCTAGCTGATGAAATTGAGCGTGGCCTGAGCTTCATGGATGCCTGCGGCGTCCACGATGATTCCCTGCGGACCTCGGACATCTACTGCTCGCATGAGGCCCTCTTGGTCGATTATGAGCGCGCGATGCTGCGCCTGCATGAAGACGAAGACGGGGAGACCCGCCTGTATGATCTGTCCGCCCACCAGCTGTGGATCGGCGAGCGCACCCGCGGCATCGATGACTTCCATGTCAACTTCGCCGCGCTCATCGCTAACCCCGTCGGTATCAAGATCGGCCCGAGCATCACCCCGGAAGAAGCTGTCGCCTACGCCGCGAAGCTGGACCCGAATCGGGAGCCCGGCCGTCTGACTATGGTCGCCCGCATGGGATACGACAAGGTCCGCACCGTGCTGCCTGCTGTCATTGAGGCCGTCGAGGCCTCGGGGCACAAGGTCATCTGGCAGTCCGATCCGATGCACGGCAACACCTTCACGGCCTCCACCGGCTACAAGACCCGCCACTTTGACAAGGTCATCGACGAGGTCCAGGGCTTCTTCGAGGTCCACCGTGAGCTGGGCACCCATCCGGGTGGTATCCACATCGAGCTCACCGGTGAAGATGTCACTGAGTGCCTCGGTGGCGCTGAGGACATCACCGATCTGGATCTGCCAGGTCGCTACGAGTCCGCCTGCGACCCGCGTCTGAACACTCAGCAGTCGCTGGAGCTGGCCTTCCTCGTCGCGGAAATGCTACGCAACTAG
- a CDS encoding GNAT family N-acetyltransferase: MTVEIRRLTGPEFSVLAPRLVDIYIQAMGYDASIHHRRTESWRREVVQPGFTALAAVEGDRALGVAYGYLGSQDLWWDRQVRRGLREAGGPTTEQVLLMRDYFEVAEIHVAPDSQGQGLGRNLLSQLLWNAPGRHALLSTPEVEHEANNAFGLYRSMGFHDVLRHFTFDGDARPFAVLAAPLPLPGMVEKPATDSSPR, translated from the coding sequence GTGACTGTAGAAATCCGACGCCTGACCGGCCCAGAGTTCTCCGTGCTGGCCCCCCGGTTGGTCGACATCTATATCCAGGCCATGGGATACGATGCCTCGATCCACCACCGCCGTACCGAGTCATGGCGGCGGGAAGTCGTCCAACCTGGCTTTACTGCGTTGGCAGCTGTGGAGGGCGATCGGGCCCTCGGCGTTGCCTACGGCTACTTGGGCTCCCAAGACCTGTGGTGGGATCGGCAGGTCCGGCGTGGACTGCGCGAGGCGGGCGGGCCGACGACAGAGCAGGTCCTTCTCATGCGGGACTATTTCGAGGTGGCCGAGATTCACGTCGCGCCGGATAGTCAGGGCCAGGGGCTGGGGCGCAACCTGTTGTCGCAACTGCTGTGGAACGCTCCGGGCCGGCATGCCCTGCTGTCCACCCCCGAAGTGGAGCATGAGGCCAACAACGCTTTTGGCCTCTATCGCTCGATGGGCTTCCATGACGTCCTGCGCCATTTCACCTTCGACGGGGATGCGCGCCCGTTCGCTGTTCTCGCCGCTCCCCTCCCGCTACCGGGCATGGTGGAAAAGCCAGCTACGGATTCTTCACCCCGCTAA
- a CDS encoding polyprenyl synthetase family protein, giving the protein MNFPDPRSLTLDQIPGATQDVLVEFLRSREQQISAIGQPVTEAVSHLEAFVVGGGKRIRPLYAWAGFVGGGGLTNGKEDPYAMLKAAASLEFIQACALIHDDIIDASDTRRGQPTVHRAVEARHSSAQWVKESAHFGESVAILVGDLALVWAEDMLQDSGLSDDAKARARDPWRAMRTEVIGGQLLDIYLEASGSESIEAADAVNRYKTAAYTIERPLHLGAAVAGADEATIAAFRGYGRDIGIAYQLRDDYLGVFGDPGVTGKPAGDDLREGKRTVLLATALQLADEHDPSAAAELRTKIGTTTDLAEVARLTEIIASTGAVEAMEKRIDALTASGLAYLDAAGTSPEVTDTLRDLAIRSTFRRS; this is encoded by the coding sequence TTGAACTTTCCTGACCCCCGATCGCTCACGCTTGATCAGATTCCTGGTGCCACCCAGGACGTCCTCGTGGAGTTCCTTCGTTCCCGTGAGCAACAGATCTCCGCGATCGGACAGCCTGTCACGGAGGCGGTGTCCCACCTCGAGGCTTTCGTGGTGGGGGGCGGCAAGCGCATTCGACCTCTCTACGCCTGGGCCGGGTTTGTGGGAGGAGGTGGTCTGACAAACGGCAAGGAGGATCCCTATGCGATGTTGAAGGCCGCTGCCTCTCTCGAGTTCATCCAGGCGTGCGCATTGATCCATGATGACATCATTGATGCCTCGGATACCCGGCGCGGGCAACCGACGGTTCATCGCGCGGTGGAGGCACGTCACAGCTCAGCACAGTGGGTGAAGGAGTCCGCACACTTTGGTGAGTCAGTCGCCATCCTCGTCGGTGACCTGGCCCTGGTGTGGGCCGAAGACATGCTGCAGGACTCGGGTCTCTCAGATGACGCCAAGGCTCGTGCCCGCGACCCGTGGCGGGCGATGCGCACCGAGGTCATTGGTGGCCAACTCCTCGATATTTATTTGGAAGCCTCGGGCAGTGAAAGCATCGAGGCCGCTGACGCCGTCAACCGGTACAAAACTGCCGCGTACACCATTGAACGCCCGCTGCACCTGGGGGCGGCGGTGGCCGGGGCGGACGAGGCCACCATCGCGGCTTTCCGCGGCTACGGCCGGGACATTGGTATCGCCTACCAGCTGCGCGATGACTATCTCGGCGTCTTTGGTGACCCTGGGGTCACCGGGAAGCCAGCGGGCGATGATCTGCGGGAAGGTAAGCGCACGGTGTTGCTGGCCACGGCATTGCAGCTGGCCGATGAGCATGACCCGTCCGCCGCCGCTGAGCTCCGCACCAAGATCGGTACCACCACCGACCTGGCGGAGGTGGCCCGGTTGACGGAGATCATCGCCTCCACCGGCGCGGTCGAAGCCATGGAGAAGCGTATCGACGCCCTCACGGCGTCCGGTTTGGCGTATTTGGATGCGGCAGGCACCTCCCCCGAGGTCACCGACACCCTGCGCGACCTCGCGATCCGCTCCACGTTCCGGCGGAGCTGA
- a CDS encoding Rv2175c family DNA-binding protein gives MPTQRTESSRVGAVNANNDLETLLADETLLSLPEVSENLGVVITRVHDLLNDNKLIAYVQDGKRVIPAALFGPDGTTGKFVPGVITLLTDGGYSDEEILTYLFTPDETLPGRPVEALHGHLAREVLRRAQAMAL, from the coding sequence ATGCCAACGCAGCGCACGGAGAGCAGTAGAGTGGGGGCCGTGAATGCGAATAACGACCTGGAAACTCTGCTCGCCGATGAGACTCTGCTGAGCTTGCCGGAGGTGTCAGAAAACCTCGGCGTGGTGATCACCCGAGTGCATGATCTGCTCAACGACAACAAGCTCATCGCCTATGTCCAGGATGGCAAGCGCGTCATCCCCGCCGCACTGTTCGGCCCGGACGGCACGACGGGCAAGTTCGTCCCCGGCGTGATCACGTTGTTGACCGATGGTGGGTACTCGGACGAGGAGATTTTGACCTACCTGTTCACTCCGGACGAGACCCTGCCGGGACGTCCGGTTGAGGCTCTCCACGGCCACCTGGCTCGTGAGGTGCTGCGCCGCGCGCAGGCGATGGCTCTGTAG
- a CDS encoding alpha-(1->6)-mannopyranosyltransferase A, with translation MRLTVSALPSAIPLGAFGTVVLALASFGGGATRNRGGILDSLGLNFFAFGHGQAISNATLWVGLLSLLAAWVLLGYRTVINRDGRPYGDDGDVDKRTGTVRRALWMWIVPLLFAAPMMSRDVYSYLMQGAMLRDGFDPYTQGAAVNPGPYLLEVSHDWRNTTTPYGPLHLWLGEGITRLVGDNVTAGVIVYKIVSVIGFAGIAWAIPKIARRLGGDPALALWLGVANPVMILHMIGGMHNESVMVGLVSIGLLACLNRRFFIGIALIAVAVSLKATAAIALPFVVWLMLNHYAGEAASLGRRLAIFVASGAVAVLETLAVVAAVTWASGSSWGWLSEISGNSKVINPLAFPSLMASLFTPYLQVINEDIEYNTVLAILRPASMLVMLIGLVIVWWLFRQNDRRNIMGTTAAYQVAFVFNSVTLPWYYASVISLLGTFRPPGWVLRLGTGASIIITVAFTGSGNHVLFNPWWMVPMTVLAWTLTDFIYRDGAIGRRLRATPPATPPATEPSPARGAAPHEPGGRGEPQPDVPAGSRPE, from the coding sequence ATGCGCCTCACTGTCTCCGCGTTGCCCAGCGCGATTCCCCTCGGGGCCTTCGGCACGGTCGTTCTCGCCCTCGCGTCCTTCGGTGGCGGGGCGACGCGCAACCGGGGCGGCATTCTTGACTCGTTGGGGCTGAACTTCTTCGCCTTTGGCCACGGGCAAGCCATTTCCAATGCGACCCTGTGGGTCGGATTGCTCAGCCTGCTAGCAGCGTGGGTCTTGTTGGGGTATCGCACCGTGATCAACCGGGACGGACGTCCCTACGGTGATGACGGGGACGTCGATAAGCGAACGGGGACGGTGCGCCGGGCACTGTGGATGTGGATCGTGCCGTTGTTGTTCGCGGCGCCGATGATGTCGCGCGATGTGTATTCCTACCTCATGCAGGGTGCGATGCTGCGCGATGGCTTTGACCCGTACACCCAAGGGGCGGCGGTTAATCCGGGCCCCTACCTGCTGGAAGTCTCCCACGACTGGCGCAACACCACCACCCCGTATGGGCCGTTGCACTTGTGGCTGGGCGAAGGCATCACGCGGCTGGTGGGCGACAATGTCACCGCCGGAGTCATCGTGTACAAGATTGTCTCCGTTATTGGTTTCGCGGGCATTGCGTGGGCCATTCCCAAAATTGCCCGGCGGCTCGGCGGCGACCCGGCGCTGGCACTGTGGCTCGGTGTGGCCAATCCGGTCATGATCCTCCACATGATCGGCGGCATGCACAACGAATCAGTCATGGTCGGGCTGGTGAGCATTGGTCTGCTCGCATGCCTCAACCGCAGGTTCTTCATCGGCATCGCGCTCATCGCGGTTGCCGTATCACTCAAGGCGACGGCGGCGATCGCGCTGCCGTTCGTAGTCTGGCTCATGCTCAATCACTACGCGGGCGAGGCCGCCTCCCTCGGACGCCGACTGGCGATTTTCGTGGCCTCGGGCGCGGTTGCCGTCCTCGAGACTCTCGCGGTCGTTGCAGCGGTGACGTGGGCCTCCGGCTCCTCGTGGGGCTGGCTGTCAGAGATCTCTGGCAACTCCAAAGTGATCAACCCCCTCGCCTTCCCCTCCCTCATGGCGAGCCTGTTTACCCCTTATCTGCAGGTGATCAACGAGGACATCGAATACAACACGGTGCTCGCCATACTTCGGCCAGCCTCCATGCTCGTCATGCTCATCGGGCTGGTCATCGTCTGGTGGCTATTCCGGCAGAATGACCGCCGCAATATCATGGGCACGACCGCCGCCTACCAGGTCGCCTTCGTCTTCAACTCCGTGACGTTGCCCTGGTACTACGCCTCCGTCATCTCCCTGTTGGGCACGTTCCGGCCGCCGGGTTGGGTGCTGCGGCTGGGCACCGGGGCCTCAATCATCATCACCGTGGCATTTACCGGCAGCGGTAACCACGTGTTGTTCAATCCGTGGTGGATGGTGCCCATGACGGTGCTCGCCTGGACCCTCACCGACTTCATCTACCGCGACGGGGCGATCGGGCGGCGACTACGCGCTACACCGCCCGCTACACCGCCCGCTACAGAGCCATCGCCTGCGCGCGGCGCAGCACCTCACGAGCCAGGTGGCCGTGGAGAGCCTCAACCGGACGTCCCGGCAGGGTCTCGTCCGGAGTGA
- a CDS encoding polyadenylate-specific 3'-exoribonuclease AS: MRYFYDTEFIEDGRTIDLVSIGIVAEDGREYYAVSTEFNSARANSWVRDNVLNQLPSPSSEVWRNRARIRRDVVDFVNAGKGRPELWAWVGAYDHVVLAQLWGDMTALPRELPRYTRELRQYWEFAGKPALPEIPSGNHDALVDARHNLAKYRVCAAALPLGRNNNVLR, from the coding sequence GTGCGCTACTTCTATGACACGGAGTTCATCGAGGATGGACGCACCATCGATTTGGTTTCCATCGGAATCGTCGCCGAAGACGGCCGCGAATACTATGCAGTGTCTACCGAGTTTAATTCTGCGCGGGCTAATTCCTGGGTTCGCGATAACGTTCTCAATCAATTGCCCAGCCCATCGTCGGAGGTGTGGCGCAATCGGGCACGAATCCGGCGCGACGTCGTGGACTTTGTCAATGCCGGAAAAGGTCGTCCCGAGTTGTGGGCGTGGGTTGGCGCCTACGATCATGTCGTCTTGGCCCAGCTCTGGGGCGATATGACCGCCCTGCCGAGGGAGCTACCGCGCTACACCCGCGAACTGCGACAGTATTGGGAATTTGCCGGAAAGCCTGCGTTGCCGGAAATTCCCAGTGGTAATCATGATGCGCTGGTCGACGCCCGCCATAACCTCGCAAAGTATCGCGTCTGCGCGGCTGCACTCCCCCTGGGGCGCAACAACAACGTCCTGCGCTAG
- a CDS encoding glycosyltransferase 87 family protein, translating into MHDNNQGGDPVLAPPRLTGRRSLFFAIVALLLSIRGTVIWIVDSGPRWFYHTDYDVYRAGGQAFLDGDNLYTQWYSVVGIDLPFTYPPLAAILFSPLAVIPYSIGSAAMTVASAVVTWWCIVIVLRTCLPTFAASDLRLLALFILPLALQFEPLSQTLYFGQINVFLMALVLADTLTRRSWLPRGVLIGLAAAIKLTPAVFGLVFLVRRQWKDAAVTTASGIGFTLLAALVSPQNSLTYWFHTLSDPTRIGKLYFSANQSLQGVLSRVVGTAEEPPRLWWVALVIIALTIIIVALLKIERTAAALGVDPTLAIVLVTAFVALLCSPVSWSHHWTWLVPLAVTMGVSAYRMAPGILRTLTGLLTVVITLVGLLGSHWRVDVPRDMEYLWPWWAQPMGNSYVVVALLVLVTVILVPQILLPQPPRNEPFPAPAIPAAVLRAWATFVTLVSLVIIVPALVA; encoded by the coding sequence GTGCATGACAACAACCAGGGGGGCGACCCCGTCCTGGCTCCCCCGCGTTTGACGGGCCGCCGCTCCCTTTTCTTCGCCATCGTGGCACTACTGCTGAGCATCCGCGGCACCGTTATCTGGATTGTTGATTCGGGACCCCGCTGGTTCTATCACACCGACTATGACGTTTACCGGGCTGGCGGACAGGCATTCCTCGACGGCGATAATCTGTATACCCAGTGGTATTCCGTGGTTGGCATTGACCTGCCCTTTACCTATCCCCCGCTCGCGGCAATTCTATTCTCCCCTCTGGCGGTCATCCCCTATTCCATCGGCTCGGCCGCCATGACGGTGGCCTCCGCGGTGGTGACGTGGTGGTGCATTGTCATCGTCCTGCGCACGTGCCTGCCCACCTTTGCCGCCTCTGACCTGCGGCTGCTGGCACTGTTCATCCTTCCCCTCGCGTTGCAGTTCGAGCCGCTGAGCCAGACCCTCTACTTCGGGCAGATCAACGTCTTCCTCATGGCGTTGGTCCTGGCGGATACCCTCACCCGCCGGTCGTGGCTGCCCCGTGGCGTTCTCATCGGCCTGGCTGCCGCAATCAAGCTGACACCCGCCGTGTTTGGCCTCGTTTTCCTCGTGCGGCGGCAGTGGAAAGACGCCGCCGTGACCACCGCTTCCGGCATTGGGTTCACGCTGCTCGCAGCACTGGTCAGCCCGCAGAACTCCCTCACCTACTGGTTCCACACGCTGTCTGATCCCACGCGCATTGGCAAATTGTATTTTTCCGCCAACCAGTCACTCCAGGGGGTGCTCTCCCGCGTGGTCGGGACGGCAGAGGAACCGCCCCGTCTGTGGTGGGTAGCCCTGGTCATTATTGCGCTCACCATCATCATCGTCGCCCTGCTCAAGATCGAGCGCACCGCAGCCGCCCTCGGCGTCGATCCCACCCTGGCGATAGTGTTGGTGACCGCTTTCGTCGCCCTGCTGTGCTCGCCGGTGTCGTGGTCACATCACTGGACGTGGCTGGTGCCGCTCGCCGTCACCATGGGGGTCAGCGCCTACCGCATGGCCCCAGGCATCCTCCGCACCCTGACCGGGTTGCTCACCGTCGTGATCACCCTCGTTGGGCTGTTGGGGTCCCACTGGCGCGTCGACGTTCCTCGCGACATGGAATACCTCTGGCCGTGGTGGGCACAGCCGATGGGCAATTCGTACGTCGTGGTAGCCCTGCTGGTTCTGGTCACGGTGATCCTTGTCCCCCAGATCCTGCTGCCGCAGCCCCCGCGCAATGAGCCATTTCCCGCCCCCGCCATCCCAGCGGCTGTGCTGCGGGCCTGGGCGACGTTCGTAACCCTGGTGTCGCTGGTGATAATCGTCCCCGCGCTTGTGGCCTAG
- the pknB gene encoding Stk1 family PASTA domain-containing Ser/Thr kinase gives MAQLAVGDVFDDRYRIDHPIARGGMSTVYRCVDLRLGRAVAAKVLDEKYLSDPVFRQRFRREARAMAQLTHPNLVNVYDFGSDGDHLFLVMELITGGTLRELIAERGPMPPHAAAAVMRSVLTGLSVAHAAGLVHRDIKPDNVLISADHRVKLADFGLVRAVNAATATNAQIVGTVAYLSPEQVDGSDITTASDVYSAGIVLFELLTGTTPFAGDTALAHAYQRLDEVVPAPSSRIAGVPPLIDALVATATAQEPADRFADAGEFLAALDDVAAELALPAFTVPVPTNSAANRAAAVPTDITDLMGPATGFIDPAPIDDTAVLGTETRMDTPRVLPAEPPLAEVAGPAPVPDVIPSSLPSSLPPEPEPDTPAPVSNRSRVGLIVWLTVVVIITIAVAVGAWWFGSGRYGEIPQVLGMDRVQAVSTVEQAGFAAATRIVYSDDVPADAIAGTEPNGGERLVRGDEVTVLVSQGRPTIPAAAGMDILEFQQVASERTLTISTGEPVYSSDVDEGRIARTEPAEGEAVPIGSTVTVHMSRGPEPVQVPDVVGLSLADAEAKLSALDLTVAQVEREYRSGAKADEVLGVTPSVGVTVNRGGEVTLQVSSALAVPDVSGMDLDAATAALEQAGFSVDRTRRNNSEVRSSPSTVIGTSPTAGTMVRPDDTSIDLVLPGRVTVPDVTGSTVREARAALANAGFEVNASERDDARVVTRQRPAAGDDARVESTVRLTLR, from the coding sequence ATGGCTCAACTGGCAGTAGGAGACGTTTTCGACGACCGCTACCGTATCGATCATCCGATCGCGCGGGGCGGCATGTCGACGGTGTATCGCTGCGTCGACCTGCGGCTGGGGCGGGCAGTGGCCGCCAAGGTCCTGGATGAGAAATACCTCTCCGACCCGGTGTTCCGCCAGCGCTTCCGCCGCGAAGCCCGCGCCATGGCCCAGCTGACTCACCCCAACTTGGTCAACGTCTACGACTTCGGCTCAGACGGCGATCACTTGTTCTTGGTCATGGAGCTGATTACCGGCGGCACCCTGCGGGAGCTGATCGCCGAGCGGGGTCCCATGCCGCCGCACGCCGCCGCCGCGGTCATGCGTTCGGTGCTGACGGGGCTGTCCGTCGCCCACGCTGCCGGGTTGGTCCACCGCGACATCAAGCCCGACAACGTTCTCATCAGCGCCGATCACCGCGTCAAGCTCGCCGACTTCGGCCTGGTCCGGGCGGTGAACGCCGCCACGGCGACGAACGCGCAGATCGTGGGAACCGTCGCCTACCTCTCCCCCGAGCAGGTCGATGGATCGGACATCACGACCGCCTCCGACGTCTACTCCGCTGGCATCGTGCTCTTCGAACTACTCACCGGCACCACTCCCTTTGCCGGCGACACCGCACTGGCGCACGCCTACCAGCGGCTCGATGAGGTAGTTCCCGCGCCCAGCTCCCGGATCGCGGGCGTTCCACCGCTTATCGACGCCCTCGTGGCCACCGCCACCGCGCAGGAACCGGCCGATCGTTTCGCCGATGCCGGCGAGTTCCTCGCCGCCCTCGACGATGTCGCCGCCGAGCTGGCCCTGCCAGCGTTCACCGTCCCCGTCCCCACCAACTCCGCAGCCAACCGCGCGGCGGCCGTACCCACCGACATCACCGACCTCATGGGCCCAGCCACTGGCTTCATCGACCCAGCCCCCATCGACGACACCGCGGTTTTGGGAACAGAGACCCGCATGGACACCCCTCGGGTCCTTCCCGCCGAACCTCCCCTGGCTGAGGTGGCCGGTCCGGCACCGGTTCCCGACGTTATTCCCTCCTCCCTCCCGTCCTCTCTCCCGCCCGAGCCAGAGCCCGACACTCCTGCGCCGGTAAGCAATCGCTCCCGCGTGGGTCTCATCGTGTGGCTAACGGTCGTGGTCATCATCACCATCGCCGTGGCCGTGGGCGCCTGGTGGTTCGGATCTGGTCGCTACGGGGAGATCCCACAGGTCCTGGGTATGGATCGGGTGCAGGCGGTCTCCACCGTCGAGCAGGCTGGCTTCGCCGCCGCCACCCGCATCGTCTACAGCGATGACGTTCCGGCGGATGCCATCGCCGGGACTGAACCGAACGGGGGCGAACGACTGGTGCGCGGCGACGAGGTGACCGTCCTTGTCTCACAGGGACGCCCCACGATTCCGGCGGCCGCGGGAATGGACATCCTCGAATTTCAGCAGGTCGCCTCCGAACGGACCCTCACCATCTCCACTGGTGAACCGGTCTACTCCAGCGACGTCGACGAAGGCCGCATCGCCCGCACCGAGCCTGCCGAAGGTGAGGCTGTTCCCATCGGTTCTACCGTGACCGTCCACATGTCCCGTGGGCCGGAGCCGGTTCAAGTGCCCGACGTCGTGGGGCTGAGCCTCGCGGACGCGGAAGCCAAACTCTCGGCGCTCGACCTCACCGTCGCACAGGTCGAGCGTGAGTACCGTTCAGGCGCGAAGGCTGATGAGGTTCTTGGCGTCACCCCGTCGGTGGGAGTGACGGTCAACCGCGGCGGCGAGGTCACCTTGCAGGTGTCCAGTGCCCTTGCCGTCCCCGATGTGTCGGGCATGGATCTCGACGCCGCCACGGCTGCCCTCGAGCAGGCTGGCTTCAGCGTCGACCGCACTCGCCGGAACAACTCGGAGGTCCGATCCTCCCCGTCCACGGTGATTGGCACGTCTCCGACCGCCGGCACAATGGTTCGCCCCGACGATACGTCGATCGACCTGGTCCTCCCCGGCCGGGTCACCGTCCCCGACGTCACCGGGTCAACGGTGCGCGAGGCCCGGGCGGCCCTGGCTAACGCGGGCTTCGAGGTCAATGCCTCAGAACGTGACGATGCCCGGGTGGTCACCCGCCAGCGTCCCGCCGCCGGGGATGACGCCCGGGTTGAATCAACCGTGCGGCTGACCCTGCGCTAA
- a CDS encoding SAV_6107 family HEPN domain-containing protein — MAPVVSATTRFTRTGRGTRRADFLSKASALLAQAVSYREEGNWEQALESAYQAALRTAGAWISETSVAGRRRRPTSAWDQLRLMGGGGEEWADTFGQYSRLRSRVVSGLERDVDHATVDHIMALAAEFLAVVEGDASGFPAAA, encoded by the coding sequence ATGGCACCCGTCGTCTCAGCAACCACCAGGTTTACCCGAACCGGTCGAGGAACCCGTCGGGCAGACTTCCTCAGCAAAGCCAGTGCTTTGCTCGCACAGGCCGTGTCCTACCGCGAGGAAGGGAACTGGGAGCAGGCCTTGGAGTCTGCCTACCAGGCGGCACTGCGCACTGCGGGGGCGTGGATCTCAGAGACTTCGGTGGCCGGCCGTCGACGCCGCCCGACGAGCGCATGGGATCAGCTCCGCCTCATGGGAGGCGGGGGAGAGGAATGGGCCGATACCTTTGGCCAATATTCTCGCCTGCGATCCCGCGTGGTTTCCGGCCTTGAGCGGGACGTGGATCATGCGACCGTCGATCACATCATGGCCTTGGCTGCGGAGTTTTTGGCAGTGGTGGAAGGCGACGCGAGCGGTTTCCCGGCCGCCGCCTAG